TAGACACAGAGCTAGATTTAGATCCATCCACATCTTGAAGGTtgctgaaattgaaaagaccGCTGATGTCAAGAGACAATACGTCAGACAATTCTTGACCAAGGACTTGAAATTCCCATTGCCACACAGAGTCCAAAAATCTGCCAAGACTTTCTCTTACAAGAGACCATCCACTTTCTACTAAGCAAGTTAGTTTTACTCTATCTAATACAGATCTGTATAATCCGTTTTGTAGATTTTAACAAACAAACCTGAACACAACTACAGCTCGAAGTTTGAGTATTAGTACGGTTGGGACGGTTAGTATGGCTTATGTTTGTTAGCTGAGCTTTAGAATCCGGGTAAGAGGCAGGATATGAGACCCGTTATGAGGAGGACAGgtaatcatcatcagatCAGATCGATCTAGTCAACAGAAGTGGTTGAGAATTACTGCGAGTCTCTTAAAGCGTTAAGGAATATTAAGTTAATCTGCTCGGCTGACTATGGTGCAAGAGGATAGCTCAATACCGAGTACAAGTGGTGTGCAACATGAAGAACCTACACAACTGCGGAAAAGAAACAACAAGGTCGAAtctaatgatgataataaagAAGTCGATATAGATTGGGATTTGCATGTACCTTTGACCGAGATTCATTTGAAATCGCATGAATGGTTCGGTGATTTTATTACTAAACATGAAGTTCCGCGTAAAGTACtacattcttcaataggGTTTCTCACACTGTATCTTTACACGCAAAATATTGATTACAAGAAGGTTAAATGGCCATTGATCGTTGGTTTCATCATTTTGCTTATTTTAGATCTTATCAGGTTGAGatggaatttcttcaataaactTTATTGCCGTACCGTTGGGGCTCtgatgagaaggaaagagaTCCACACTTACAATGGTGTTCTATGGTATTTGTTAGGGTTAATTTTCCCCTTCTCTCTCTTCACCAAGGACGTGGCTTTAATCTCCTTGTTCCTATTGAGTTGGTCTGACACTGCTGCTTCCACGATCGGCAGAAAGTACGGTTATCTAACACCCAAGATCGCACGTAACAAGTCCCTAGCAGGCTCACTAGCGGCATTCTGCGTTGGTGTCGTCACATGCTTCATGTTTTACGGTTACTTTGTACCCAAATATGCCCAGTTTAACAAACCGGGCGAGATCGCTTGGTCCCCAGAAACCAGCAGATTAAGCCTCGGTACTTTGTCCTGGTTGGGTGGTCTAGTAGCAGCTTTAAGCGAAGGCATTGATCTATTCAATTGGGATGATAATTTTACCATACCAGTCCTGTCATCAATCTTCCTTAACTGTGTCATTCGcgttttcaagaaatagAAGGGCTGCAAGCCCACAAGTCAAGTCAAGTCAATATCCAAGATAGTATAGAATGTTCAATTTTGAACCTTACATGTATAAACTAAGATCAAGTTAATGGTTATATTCTCAAGAGTACGCCAACACGTGACTTTCATTGGCTCATCTCGAGCGGAAAAAAGAAACACGACGAAAATTTTCCAGCTCAtcgaaaattttcaatgaaaaattaaaagTCTTCAAGTATATTCTCAAAATATATACCTAGTTAAAGGCTACTGACGTTAAAATTACGATCTTTTGAGTGATTGTTAGTTTCTGAGGGGCATAGGATTCATCATGGCTTACGTTCTAACTGAAACCTCTGCTGGTTACGCTCTCTTGAAGGCTTCTGATAAGAAGATTTACAAGTCTACCAAGTTGATCCAGGACTTGGATTCATCTGAcaaagtcttgaaagaattcaagatTGCTGCTTTTTCCAAGTTCAACTCGGCCGCCAATGCTTTAGAAGAAGCCTCCGCTATCATTGAAGGTAAAGTCTCTcctcaattgcaaaatttgTTGGAAGACATTaagaaggacaagaaaTCCACTTTGATCGTTAGTGAGACCAAATTGGCCAATGCTATCAATAAGTTGGGTTTGAACTTCAACGTCATTTCCGATGCAGTTACTTTGGATATCTACAGAGCCGTTAAGGAATACTTACCAGATTTGTTGCCTGGTTTGACCGATGGTGATTTGAGTAAGATGTCTCTAGGTTTGGCACATTCCATTGGCCGTCATAAATTGAAGTTCTCTGCAGACAAAGTTGATGTTATGATTATCCAGGCCATCGCTTTGCTAGACGATTTGGACAAGGAACTTAACACTTATGCTATGAGATGTAAGGAATGGTACGGTTGGCATTTCCCAGAGTTGGCCAAGATTGTGACCGACTCTGTTGCTTATGCTAGAATTATTTTGTCCATTGGTGTCAGATCTAAGGCTTCCGAAACCGATATGAGCTCTATTCtaccagaagaaattgaagaacgTGTAAAGACTGCAGCTGAAGTTTCCATGGGTACTGAAATTACTCAAGTTGATTTGGACAACATCAAGTGTTTGGCAGAACAAATCGTTGATTTTGCTTCTTACAGAGAACAACTATCCAACTATCTATCTGCCAGAATGAAGGCCATTGCACCAAATTTGACTCAATTGGTCGGTGAATTGGTCGGTGCCAGATTGATTGCTCATTCTGGttccttgatatctttgGCCAAGTCTCCTGCCTCCACCATTCAAATCTTGGGTGCAGAGAAGGCTTTGTTCAGAGCTCTAAAGACTAAGCACGATACTCCAAAATACGGTTTGCTTTACCACGCTTCTTTGGTCGGCCAAGCTACCGGTAAGAACAAGGGTAAGATTGCCAGAGTTTTGGCCGCCAAGGCTGCCGTCTCTCTACGTTATGACGCCCTAGCCGAAGACAGAGACGACTCTGGTGACATTGGTCTAGACTCTAGAGCTAAGGTCGAAAACAGACTATCACAATTGGAGGGTAGAGATTTAAGGACAACGCCAAAGGTTGTGCGTGACGCCAAGAAGGTGGAAATCACCGAAGCTAGAGCTTACAATGCTGATGCTGATGCTGCGCCagtggaagaagctgattcagatgatgaagaagaggaagaggaagaggacgaGAAAAAGGctaagaaggagaagaagaaggaaaagaaggacaagaagagaaagagagaagacGAAGACAGCAAAGAGTCCAAGAAGTCTaagaaggacaagaaggagaagaaggataaaaaggagaagaaagacaaaaagtccaagaaggagaagaaataatTGATCTGTCACTCCATTAATTCGAACTCTGAAAGTTCAAACTCTGTAAAATAGAATATCCTCCCTGAGAAACCAAAAAACCACATCAGTCTAGATATTATTATGTATACGATAAGAAGTCTATGTGATCATTTTGACATTTAattgttctttgttgatgtttCTATGTATCtagttcttcatcaaactttCGCTCGTGCGATGAGTTGTCGCGCTTGATATGAAACGCCTAACAAAAGAGCAAAAGACACTGGGTAGTATGAGTGTGAGATCGCGTATCAGCTAGATGTCAGATGAAATCTCTCTTTCATTAGAGGAGACCAACAAGGTTCGTCTCAGCCTTGGCCTAAGGCCCATACcagcaaaagaagacaagCGATATGTTGAAAGACAAGCTGCAGACAAAGTCGCACCTGCTGCTGGGTTggaaggaagaagctcaCACTTTATACAGGATGATAAAATTCAGatgttgaggaagaagttaacaCAATTGCGAGGGCCTATATCTCTACAAGGAGAAAGAAAGGACGACACCAGAAAGGATTGGCTCGATCAGATTGGAAAAAATAAGAGTGCTAAGAAAGCAGTCAAGATTACTTATGatgtggaagaagatgagatgcCACTTTTGAGAGTCTCGCATAAGATGCCAGAAGTCGCTAGCGGAAAAGGTATGATCTTgactttgaaggaaaatgATATACATGCAGAGGATGAGGACGTCCTTGAAAATGAGAACCTGGTTCATGACAATGAAGATGCCAAGAGAGTGGAACTGAGAAAAATGAATCGGGATAGAAAACGACTAAGAAAAAAGCTACATGTCTCGAGTGCAGATATAGAAGcagatgaggaagaagaaagcagcTCAGTATTACTTGTTGGGGCCGAAACAAACCTTTCGAAAGAGTTCGAACTCAACAagccttttgaagatgaaagcGGCAAAGTCAAGGTGACTTTCCATAGCAATGATTCGGACGAATCTGACATTGGTGATTACAAAACGGTGACAataaagaagaggaaaaagaaCCATACCAATGGCAGGAGTAAGAACGGGAGAATTGCATTACCGAATCGAATAGAACACGTCAAACTCGTGGATGAAGACGCAGATGATCTGGAAGATGACCTTTATATGCCATTGGCTAAGAAATCAAGACTAGAGTCAAGACCTGTAAAACCAGAAGTGCTAGCATCTGAAATTAAGAGAGAGAAGCTCGAGAGAGAGCAGAGAAAGGCTAACATTGCTCAAATGTCAAAGGGAATGATCATCGACGAAGGTGCTACCTTCCTtgactctttgaagtcaAACTTagttgagaaagatgacTTTCAGCAGTCCACTATAACTTCCGATCAATCAAAGCGCTCTGAGCCTTCAGAGATAACCAATCCGACAGCTGAAATGGCTACGAAGACGTCCAATGGCACTCCAGACTTTTACAACGGTCTTGCTTCCACACTCAATTTCTTACTAGATAAGAATGTGCTACAACCATCAGAAGACGGTTCAACTTCTAAACCGGCACCATTCGACCATAGTGAACAGGTGCAAGAGATACGCAAACGTATCACAGGAAAGACGCATATTGATCATGCAAGTTACACAGCCAAAGAACTGGAAGAGATAAAGAAATACGAAGATGAACAAGTAGCTTACCACGTTAACAAAGTGCAGAATCAAAGACTAGAGGATTACAATCCAGATGTGCAACTAGTTTACAAAGATGAGAAGGGCAACCAACTGACCACGAAGGAAGCATATAAGAAGATCTCTCAGAAATTTCATGGTACAAAGAGTAACAAGAAAAAACTGGAGAAGGCACAGGCCAAGATCGAATCACGAAAGCAGACTAGACAAGAGCCAAGTgtctttgatcttctttaaTTGACTTATTCGTCATTACTTCACTAAGACATTCTCTCAAAATAGCCCAAACTTATTGACAGCTTTGAATGCGTGCCACAGACGTGCGGCTGCACATAACTGACGTGAGGATGGAATTTattgaactttttcaacttttcgTTGGAGTGAAATGCATCGCATTGCACTAAAAAAACAAAATGGCATGGAAAAAACGCAAACCAAAACAAACTCATCTTTGGGAGAACCAGCACAAGAGCAGTTCCAAGAATAGATTGTAATCCACCCAGGGATACTAAAATCATCACGAATAATCTGTATCAGTCTGAACTAGAGGTGGTTTAGACGAGCATCCGGATACAGATACTTTCTTCATAGTGCTCAAGGGTTGAAGATATATAAGATTCCCATTCCATTCGCTATACACATATTTCCAGTCTCAAGATGATAACGATTCAGAGTACTACTACTAGACGTCGGTCGTCAGTGCACAAGAACCTGTTTGATCCTAAGCTATATCGCCCTATTGAACCTGAACTTGCAAAACCGGAGAAGGGAAAGAAGTACAGTAAACCTACATTCAAGAGAACTAGAACCACAATTTCTGGTGTAGCTGCACGATTACAAGGTAGGTTTGTGGAATTGTTTCCCAAAAGCGTTCAAGATTATCTCCCTGAGGTCGATATCAAGGTGATCGCCATTTGCTTAATTTGGTACGTGACTTCTTCGATCTCTAGTAATGTATCGAAAGCTATCCTTCGAGATTTTACGCATCCCGTAGCTTTAACGGAGCTGCAATTTATGGTTAGCGCATTACTTTGTGTTTCATTTATCGCAACCGTAAACTTTTTACGAATACCATCTGTCTCGCACTCACCGATTGCGAAGGCTTTCGACAGTTTCCCAGACGGTATTTTACCAACGTATTTGAATGGTGATTTCAAGGAATCCATTCTGGGTAAGTTCCTGAGACCCAGCAGGCTGATTTTCCTGGCTACTTTCCCAATGGGTATTTTCCAATTCGTGGGGCACATTACTTCCCATAAGGCTACTTCTTTGATACCAGTGTCCCTCGTCCATTCTATCAAGGCTCTTTCACCGATTGTTACTGTTACTTATTATAGAATTTTCGAAGGTAAGAAATACAATGCAATGACGTATTTGACATTAGTTCCTTTAATTTTGGGTGTCATTATCACCTGTTGGTCCACTCACGGTAGCAAGAAGCCCAACTCACCTGATGACAGCTTGTCGATGACATCAGGACTCTTCTATGCTTCGGTTTCAATGTTCATATTTGTTTCACAGAATATCTTTGCGAAGAATATTTTAACAGTGAGATGCAAGAAGGGTATTTTACCATCTGCAACAGCATCACCTAAGTTAAATCAACCAGATGTTTCAACATTGCAAATAGACAAAATTACTATTCTGTTCTATTGTTCATGCATGGGGTTCTTAATGACCCTCCCACCATTCCTAACCGGAGAACTGATCCAGCATCAAAGTGTATTTAGAGGCCTAACCTGGAAAGTTTCAGCTCTAATTCTATTCCACGGTGTTACCCATTTCTTCCAAGCTCTTCTAGCATTCCAGCTGATCGGTATGCTTTCTTCCGTTAATTACTCCGTTGCGAACATTATGAAGCGGATCGTTATTATTTCTGTTGCTCTAGCCTGGGAATCGGGTTTCGATTTTGTCCAATTGATTGGCTTATTGATGACACTAGGTGGCTTATACGGTTATGATAAATGGGgcatttcaagaaaaactGACAAGCAATTCAGCAATTTGTAATTATTATTTCTCTTTTAGCGTACTTAATATACATACGATACCAATGACTTTTCGCGCAAAAGTTCAAGTCTATAAAGTGCTATCAATGCTTAGCAGCTGGCTTTTCACCGGTCAATTTACCGATGAATTCTCTGGCCATATCACCAAATCCGACCATGAAAACGGTTTGCCAAACACCTAGACCGATTCTTGGGGTCACACCACGGTACAAACCTTTGATACCGTTACTCTGGTAAATgtatttgaaagctttCCCGACAGTCAAGTTCTTTGGTCTGTTTGGATCTTCCTTCTTAGATTGCATTTCAACTCTAATGACTTCAATAGGTTGATTCCATGCACTCAAACCACCACCTACTGCAGATGCTGcgatcttttccaaagcgCTTAAACGATCCTCTGGGTTAGTCTTGCCTGTAACTTTTCTGATTCCCTCTTCCACCAATCTGGACAAACCAAAACGAGAACCCCAGTTTGTCATTTGTCTGATGGCAACCGCATTGACACCTTTGTTGATACCTCTAATACCTTCCTTGTGATAGATATCCTTAAAGGCGCCCCAAGAAGATTGAGGTACACCACCGGCTGAAGCAGCCTTATGCTTGGTAATTTCCACCGTTTTCATACAGGTACAGAAACCCATAGTCAAATAAGCTTGAGCGACACCACCGGTGACACCACCCATGATACCGGCAGTGAAATTATTTAAACCAAGAACTTTGAATTGATATTCAGCCTCAGCAGAGACGAACAGCAAGACAGCACCCTTGGTGGAGGCCTCGATCCATGCCCATGGAATTAGACCCTGGTAGAACCCAAAGATTCCACCACGTGACCAGACGTGCTTAATGGCACTTACGAACGATAGATTTCTGTGAGCTGCCATAGTGGTCTTGACAACCTCCAGTGGTTGCCCCAAGGTGGTCACCTCGGACAGATTTAGACCGGCACCCAAGAGGATGTTCGAAAAGGAGATTGGTTTTTTCTCTAAAACTGCTGGCTGCTGGGGAGACATGCTGTATCAATGCAAAGCTAAACCAAACGTTTACCACGGTTCAACGAATTTTGTTGAGTTTTGAATCGAGTAAGAATGAATTGACTCGAGTAGACCAAAACTTGCAACCTCAGTTTTATTCAACTGTGATGACATCCGCCGATTTTCCAGCGGGACTGGCATATCAAGAAAGTCGCATGACACGGCTCCGGATCGATGAATTACTATCAGTTCAATCGCTCTCACAGCACTTCTAACTCTTGTTGAACATTGCCAACTTGAGCCACTCCTTGATGCCACACCCCTGGAGGAATTGTGCCGCATAATCATTTTCGTAGTAGTTCAGTAACTTTCCTGAGTCGACCAGGTTGTATCCTGTTCCTTCGGGTTGTAACATTTCGATCCTCAGGTATATCAGAGGCATTCGTACACTGTTAATCAATGTGATACCTTCTCTTGTTAGCATATTTGGAGAACACATCATTATGATTGTCTTGTTGCGCTGGGTGCTTGGTACCATAGAGACAAACGTCCCGACTAATTCTCGAAACTCTCGTGGGGCCACTTTTGAGCTTCTGAAAGCCTTGCATTGTACCAATACTTTCAATTGGGCCTCGGTGGCCATCTTGTGTCGATATGGCTTGAAAATAGCACCGTTGGCCTGGCATCTTTTGGGTATGGCAAGTGAATCAAGTTGTAGAATCCCGTTCATCGTGTCGTAGATTTTACCGATCGGCCAGCAGCCCTTTATGTCTACACCTTTGTCGTTGGCTCCACCGGTGTTTTGTAGCTTCGTCATTGCCAATTTATACTGCAACTCTCTCATCACTGTGTGCTCGTAAAGAGTCCCTTGAAACACGCTCGATTGAGCGATTGACTGATTCTGTTGGATAAAATTTTGTATAGCCTCGTTTGATTTCCATCTTTTGATTGTCAAACGTAGCTGGAGCGGCCTATACATCGGTTCTTCTTAGTTCCTTAGCGCCTTTAGTTTCATGTAATTAACACAATTCCGTTTGAAAGTTCTCAACACATCAAATGTGTCAGAATACAACACAAGTGGCGGCTCATGATGAGTACAGATAGATTGGCATTCAAGGATGACCACCCGCTAGCTAACTCCACTACGATCGACGATGTTCGTCCAGCGACAGCTGATGATAACCGAGAGGAAGTGGTTACTGTCTTCGACGTGGCTAATGAAATCGAGATGACTTTAAAACAACTAGAGGCTAAGACTGTTGCAAATGATAAGCAATTTGAACAGACTttgaagctctttgaagagaaattgaGCCGTATGAACCGGTGAACCGATCATTTTGCAGAGAGATAGACTAGGAGATATAGTGCAGGCCAATGACCTATTTCATAACTTCAAACATGGTATAAATACCTGTTGAAACCTTAATAGAATAATTTGTGGCCCTATATAGCGATTCTTATGTTTTTGTAGTAAAATGGTTCTCGCGATGATGCTTTAGGTTAAGCTCATCACTTAAGTAAAGTATCATACTGCAAGTAGTCAAAAAAAGGTGAAAGCAGACAGTTAAGTTAGCCACACAGATGGCAAGAAGATCTGGTAGGCGCTCTCAAAAGAGCGGCAAGAACCTTGTTGAAGATAGGACTAGCATTGCAAGGTTGATCGACTCACGGGCTGCTGTTCATCATGAGAAGCAAAACAAGACATCGAAGGATGGCACTCCACAGACAACCAAGTTACAGGAACAGTTTGGTGCTGTGTTGGATAGATTCAAAATTcccattgaaaaatcgtCGTCAGATAGTGGCATTGAGCAAACAAATAGGCTAGTTCATCAGGTTAAAGGATCAGAAGACCAGGTGCGAGAAGACAACAATACCCAAAATGAAGAGGATAAGAAACCGGATATGAAGGAGATGTCTAAAAGAAAGTTGCGAAAATTGACAAAACCCTCACTCTCCCAGTTAAAAAGCTCGAGCATCTACCCGCAAGTAATCGAATGGTATGATTGTGATGCACCTTATCCTTATTTGCTTGCCACTATAAAATCATCCAAGAACGTTGTACCGATACCGGGACATTggcagatgaagagagagTATCTTTCAGGCAGATCTCTTATGGAGAAAAGACCTTTTGAGTTACCTGACGTAATAAAGCAAACTGATATAGAAATCATGAGAAAGACCCTCCCAGATAAGGAAGCTGCTCAAAATgacaagagtttgaaggaGATCTCGAGAGCTCGCGTGCAACCTAAAATGGGTTCACTTGATATTGACTATAAAAAATTGCATGACGTATTCTTCAAGCTTGGGGTGAACTGGAAGCCAGAAGTGCTACTGTCTTTCGGAGATGTATATTACGAGAATCGAAACCTGTACGATGAAGCTCAATGGAAAaaattggagaaggagaaaacGGTAGGGAGACTGAGTTCTGGACTAAGAGAAATAATGGGTATTTCAGAAGGTCAGCTACCACCTTGGTgcatgaagatgaagaatctaaATATGCCGCCAAGCTATCCAAATCTCAAAGTCGCTGGTTTAAATTGGGGTATAGAAAATATGAAGGGAGAGATTTACGGTGTGCTCGATTCGCCATCAACTAACAAAAAGACAACGTCACTGTTTGGGACAATCATATCCATTAAAGACGAAAACTTAGATTCTCCACAAGAAGACAACTCTAATCATAtaccagaagaaaaaggcaAAGTACTTCGACCAATTCAAAAtgattacaaagaaaaactTACAGAGGTCCAGTCAACCACGGTCGACAGACCTAAagtcgaagaaagaagacTACAGGCCGATGATAACACGAAAAAGAGTCTGTATACAGTTCTGAAAGAGGGTACAGTAGATGATGCAGCTGGAGGGAACGGATCAAAGGCAGTTTATGTGATGCCTGGGACGGATGGTCAAGGCAGCGAGGAACGCGAAGCTGCTAGCTCTAAaccagaagatgagaaagaagatcaagaggatattgagaatttcaaattttaaAATTCCTTCACGTCGATTTTGCTTGTCTGCTTACCAGTAATTAATCGCAAGGACCTGAAAAGCATTCGTTTCCTAGATTTCGTGACCATTTCGACTCTCCCAGATCATAATCCCACCTGCGATACAAATGATATGTTATAATATCGAGGAGTCGTGCAATTGCAAATTGATGTGACCTTCTCGctaattcttcaatttcagacGGATTTGTAATAACTACGAATATAGGCAAGATCAAAACCAGCAGAAGTCAACCTGGAAAAGCGTTTGCGAGGATCGCTTAAAAAGGTAGATTGACCTTCTTTTTACTATCACCTAGAAGTTCGGTTGTGTATTGAGCATATCAGTCCGCTTTCATTGTGCAGCGGCCATCGCTCTTCGCTTCGCTGCTAATGTTATCGCGCCAACTGCGTCGGTAGTCGCAATGATAGTCACTGAGAGAGGAATAAAAGTACGATCAGTACCGACCAGTCATAAAGGTAATCAAGATGTTTTCTACTGTatagtttcttcatcatcaatataTGTGAATTTCACGTGCTTTTCACGTGACAGACATAATCATATATACATATCTTACttgatcatcaatattACAAATTTATCTTATCAGTACTAGAGCTATAGCTGAACTCGGTGTTTATTAGTTCCAATCAACCCAGTATGTTTGCTTCTAGATTCCTATCTATCAGGACTCCTTTGCCAGTAACGAGAGCAACTTCGCTATTCCGTCATCAAGCCAAACTCTTCATGAGTACGGAAACCAAGAAGGCTATCGAAGATGCAGTGGCATCTGCTCCTGTGGTACTATTCATGAAGGGTACTCCCGAATTCCCTCAGTGCGGGTTTTCTAGAGCTACCATTCAGATGCTGGGTCAACAAGGTGTAGATCCTGCCAAATTTGCAGCTTACAATGTTCTAGAGGACCCAGAATTACGTGAGGGAATCAAAGAGTACAGTGAATGGCCTACTATTCCTCAACTATACGTTAAGAAGGAATTTATCGGAGGGTGCGATATTCTAACGAGTATGGCTCAATCTGGTGATTTAGCAAGCTTGCTAGAGGAAGCAGACGCATTGGttcctgaagaagacgtTTAAGAAAGCGTCGAATGACTATTATTTATTTTAACACTGGTGCTTCTACGTGATGTCTGTTTTCTCATGCCTTTAGACTTGTAAATAATGAATTCTATATTTACAGCTCCGCTCTCTGTGCAACTAGATTTTCTATTCCATCAAAGAGTTGAGAAATTAATATTGCTCCATCTTTTCGAGTGTCAAATCACTGAGATATGATTGCAATCGACTTTTGTTCATCGGATGGATTCACATCAGAAATGATCTCAGAATACCGCTGGAAACGGAGTCAGGAGTCTTCTGGTGATATaattcaccttcttctgtTATGTAAGAATAGTTGCAATTTTGATCTCACCGCGGAGGAAGCGCAATCGAAAATATCTATAAATTGGGCTTGTACATGCTTACAAAATTACAAATTAACCTTAGTTTGATCAGCGAGAGAGGCTAAATCTTTGCCAAGATTGCGGCAATTGTCACTGGCCTGCCGACTCCAAGAACAAACATCCTCGTAGTCGCAACGCTTGCAATGAGTCAAAATAATCTTGACGCTAGGCTTGATTGGCTGAATTTCTCTGTGGCCAAACCAAAATTTTGCACTTTCAGAGCATTCAGCTTTTAATAAATCGACGTTGTACTCGAATTCTACGTTATGAAAATTATCACCTCTGCAGTAATATTCAACTAGTAATGAATTACTCAAAAGAGGAGCCACTTGGCCATAAATCTGAGCTAGTCTGGCAGCAAAATAGCGTAGTGTCACTGGTCTTGACCACTGGGTGAAGAATTCCTCGAACTGCTCGATCACTCTTACATCAGTAATTAGATGAAGATAGTTGGATAGAtcgtattcttcaatagcGGCCTCTTTCGAGTAAAAGTCGTCATATGGCTTGAACCCAAGGTCTTCGCCATCTCTTAAACGTCTCATATCTGATATGACCAGGGTCTCCGCTGCCATGATACTGATAACTTTTGCGGGATCCACTGGGGCATCAACGTCAAAGCCACGCCGCTGAGCGTTAATCAGCAGTTTTTCGTACGTTAAACGTGGATTGGCGCCAAGTATCTCCATAAAGTACCTATAGTACATGACTTGTAATTTAGTGGACCTAAGAACACTATTTTGAGCGGGAAGTTTTCGAATAGATCTTGTCTTAACGTCACTGACGACCACTTCATAGTTACTCTTGAGCGATTCACCAGATCTGCTCAACTCCTCCAACATGACTGACAAATCGATGGTAGGTCCTTTGATGATCGAGTCACCTAATGCAAATGGTACACGGCTCTTTGATGTTTTCCGCCTCAAGAACAGATGATCAATAACCCCACTAACAAGTACATCGTCCTCAGCTTTCACTGGCccttcaa
This DNA window, taken from Torulaspora delbrueckii CBS 1146 chromosome 2, complete genome, encodes the following:
- the DGK1 gene encoding diacylglycerol kinase (similar to Saccharomyces cerevisiae HSD1 (YOR311C); ancestral locus Anc_8.788); this encodes MVQEDSSIPSTSGVQHEEPTQLRKRNNKVESNDDNKEVDIDWDLHVPLTEIHLKSHEWFGDFITKHEVPRKVLHSSIGFLTLYLYTQNIDYKKVKWPLIVGFIILLILDLIRLRWNFFNKLYCRTVGALMRRKEIHTYNGVLWYLLGLIFPFSLFTKDVALISLFLLSWSDTAASTIGRKYGYLTPKIARNKSLAGSLAAFCVGVVTCFMFYGYFVPKYAQFNKPGEIAWSPETSRLSLGTLSWLGGLVAALSEGIDLFNWDDNFTIPVLSSIFLNCVIRVFKK
- the NOP58 gene encoding RNA-processing protein NOP58 (similar to Saccharomyces cerevisiae NOP58 (YOR310C); ancestral locus Anc_8.787) yields the protein MAYVLTETSAGYALLKASDKKIYKSTKLIQDLDSSDKVLKEFKIAAFSKFNSAANALEEASAIIEGKVSPQLQNLLEDIKKDKKSTLIVSETKLANAINKLGLNFNVISDAVTLDIYRAVKEYLPDLLPGLTDGDLSKMSLGLAHSIGRHKLKFSADKVDVMIIQAIALLDDLDKELNTYAMRCKEWYGWHFPELAKIVTDSVAYARIILSIGVRSKASETDMSSILPEEIEERVKTAAEVSMGTEITQVDLDNIKCLAEQIVDFASYREQLSNYLSARMKAIAPNLTQLVGELVGARLIAHSGSLISLAKSPASTIQILGAEKALFRALKTKHDTPKYGLLYHASLVGQATGKNKGKIARVLAAKAAVSLRYDALAEDRDDSGDIGLDSRAKVENRLSQLEGRDLRTTPKVVRDAKKVEITEARAYNADADAAPVEEADSDDEEEEEEEDEKKAKKEKKKEKKDKKRKREDEDSKESKKSKKDKKEKKDKKEKKDKKSKKEKK
- the SNU66 gene encoding U4/U6-U5 snRNP complex subunit SNU66 (similar to Saccharomyces cerevisiae SNU66 (YOR308C); ancestral locus Anc_8.786), whose product is MSDEISLSLEETNKVRLSLGLRPIPAKEDKRYVERQAADKVAPAAGLEGRSSHFIQDDKIQMLRKKLTQLRGPISLQGERKDDTRKDWLDQIGKNKSAKKAVKITYDVEEDEMPLLRVSHKMPEVASGKGMILTLKENDIHAEDEDVLENENLVHDNEDAKRVELRKMNRDRKRLRKKLHVSSADIEADEEEESSSVLLVGAETNLSKEFELNKPFEDESGKVKVTFHSNDSDESDIGDYKTVTIKKRKKNHTNGRSKNGRIALPNRIEHVKLVDEDADDLEDDLYMPLAKKSRLESRPVKPEVLASEIKREKLEREQRKANIAQMSKGMIIDEGATFLDSLKSNLVEKDDFQQSTITSDQSKRSEPSEITNPTAEMATKTSNGTPDFYNGLASTLNFLLDKNVLQPSEDGSTSKPAPFDHSEQVQEIRKRITGKTHIDHASYTAKELEEIKKYEDEQVAYHVNKVQNQRLEDYNPDVQLVYKDEKGNQLTTKEAYKKISQKFHGTKSNKKKLEKAQAKIESRKQTRQEPSVFDLL
- the SLY41 gene encoding Sly41p (similar to Saccharomyces cerevisiae SLY41 (YOR307C); ancestral locus Anc_8.785), which gives rise to MITIQSTTTRRRSSVHKNLFDPKLYRPIEPELAKPEKGKKYSKPTFKRTRTTISGVAARLQGRFVELFPKSVQDYLPEVDIKVIAICLIWYVTSSISSNVSKAILRDFTHPVALTELQFMVSALLCVSFIATVNFLRIPSVSHSPIAKAFDSFPDGILPTYLNGDFKESILGKFLRPSRLIFLATFPMGIFQFVGHITSHKATSLIPVSLVHSIKALSPIVTVTYYRIFEGKKYNAMTYLTLVPLILGVIITCWSTHGSKKPNSPDDSLSMTSGLFYASVSMFIFVSQNIFAKNILTVRCKKGILPSATASPKLNQPDVSTLQIDKITILFYCSCMGFLMTLPPFLTGELIQHQSVFRGLTWKVSALILFHGVTHFFQALLAFQLIGMLSSVNYSVANIMKRIVIISVALAWESGFDFVQLIGLLMTLGGLYGYDKWGISRKTDKQFSNL
- the YHM2 gene encoding Yhm2p (similar to Saccharomyces cerevisiae YHM2 (YMR241W); ancestral locus Anc_8.784), with product MSPQQPAVLEKKPISFSNILLGAGLNLSEVTTLGQPLEVVKTTMAAHRNLSFVSAIKHVWSRGGIFGFYQGLIPWAWIEASTKGAVLLFVSAEAEYQFKVLGLNNFTAGIMGGVTGGVAQAYLTMGFCTCMKTVEITKHKAASAGGVPQSSWGAFKDIYHKEGIRGINKGVNAVAIRQMTNWGSRFGLSRLVEEGIRKVTGKTNPEDRLSALEKIAASAVGGGLSAWNQPIEVIRVEMQSKKEDPNRPKNLTVGKAFKYIYQSNGIKGLYRGVTPRIGLGVWQTVFMVGFGDMAREFIGKLTGEKPAAKH